A genomic region of Thermodesulfobium narugense DSM 14796 contains the following coding sequences:
- a CDS encoding sulfite exporter TauE/SafE family protein produces the protein MIFPVDWLQVGDQKVQIDAVVYFLWSIWNGWIMATVGAFGGIMAGFGHISVLGLGAKASSLKGIKATVNGKEVDSGKYLSDNIRLSNSLITSVNSTMGTIQWFLNKRLIWTAGLAMGIGSVLGAQAGVWLTGGKLNMSSVIGIFGCLTLLVSIFMFYQVTPFAAKAKSKGKDAAKRFQEEVKKLKAEGRLNELKGIENLKLSLAAVEFDFFGEHFKVKNFGPFLFGIIVGFVSAVAGVGGGFLYVPFLSIVLGLPFYIVPGASVMAVTLGMLSTIVGWLVFGIKIAPPILIGMAGILIGAYIGPKTQKYLPMNFLYILFGVLAIYVGVGYIMKGFFAIALPGV, from the coding sequence ATGATTTTTCCAGTAGATTGGCTTCAAGTTGGGGATCAAAAAGTTCAGATTGATGCAGTAGTTTATTTTCTTTGGTCAATTTGGAACGGTTGGATTATGGCAACGGTAGGTGCATTTGGGGGTATTATGGCAGGTTTTGGCCATATATCTGTATTAGGTCTTGGCGCAAAGGCTAGCTCTCTAAAAGGTATAAAGGCTACAGTAAATGGCAAGGAAGTAGATTCAGGAAAGTATCTGTCAGACAACATAAGGCTGTCTAACTCACTTATTACAAGCGTAAATTCTACTATGGGTACTATCCAGTGGTTTTTAAACAAGAGGTTAATTTGGACTGCTGGCCTTGCTATGGGTATTGGTAGTGTACTTGGTGCTCAAGCAGGAGTATGGCTTACAGGCGGCAAGCTAAACATGTCAAGCGTTATAGGTATATTTGGTTGTCTTACACTTCTTGTATCTATATTTATGTTCTATCAAGTAACTCCTTTTGCTGCAAAGGCAAAGAGCAAAGGAAAGGATGCTGCAAAGAGGTTCCAAGAAGAAGTAAAAAAACTAAAAGCTGAAGGACGTCTTAATGAATTAAAGGGCATAGAAAATCTAAAGCTTAGTTTAGCAGCAGTAGAATTTGACTTCTTTGGAGAACACTTCAAGGTAAAGAACTTTGGACCATTTTTGTTTGGAATAATAGTAGGATTTGTATCTGCTGTAGCAGGAGTAGGTGGAGGATTTCTATACGTTCCATTTCTCTCAATAGTCCTTGGACTTCCTTTCTACATCGTTCCAGGTGCATCAGTAATGGCAGTAACTCTTGGAATGCTTTCAACAATAGTAGGTTGGTTGGTCTTTGGCATAAAGATAGCGCCACCAATTCTTATAGGTATGGCAGGAATACTAATTGGCGCATACATTGGCCCTAAAACTCAAAAGTATTTGCCTATGAACTTTCTCTACATTCTCTTTGGAGTCCTTGCAATATATGTAGGTGTGGGTTATATAATGAAGGGCTTTTTCGCAATAGCGCTTCCTGGAGTATAA
- a CDS encoding LL-diaminopimelate aminotransferase: protein MEIITLVNKFLLEEELKIRIAKRIQNVPPYLFSEIDKKKNKLRAEGRDLIDFGIGDPDLPTPMFVVNAMKEFVEDPRNHRYPPYEGTFSFRKTVSEWFLKRFNVSLDPDNEVMALIGSKEGIAHIPFSFVDEGDYTLVPNPSYPVYNVATILAGGKPYFMPINEENNFLPEFDKIPVEILEKTKILFLNYPNNPTGAVANLEFFEKAVYFAKKYDFLICHDMAYSEMTYDNYISPSLLQINGAKEVSVEFHSLSKMFNMTGWRVGFVVGSSQAIKALGIIKTNIDSGLFVAIQQASEVALRDDSNFIAKMNNIYVRRRNLLVSGLQSLGSDIKPPKGSFYLWVKTPKEFDASSFTERLMLETNIVVTPGSGYGSEGNKYVRFAITVSEDRIKEAIERMKSKSIQF, encoded by the coding sequence TTGGAGATAATAACTTTAGTTAATAAATTTCTTCTTGAGGAGGAACTAAAAATCAGAATCGCTAAAAGAATACAGAACGTACCGCCTTATTTATTTTCTGAAATTGATAAAAAGAAAAATAAGCTTAGAGCTGAGGGTAGAGACTTAATAGATTTTGGTATAGGTGATCCAGATTTACCAACTCCCATGTTTGTAGTCAATGCAATGAAAGAATTTGTTGAGGATCCTAGAAATCATAGATATCCACCATATGAGGGAACCTTTTCTTTTAGAAAAACCGTTTCAGAGTGGTTTTTAAAGAGGTTTAACGTTAGTCTGGATCCAGACAATGAAGTTATGGCTTTAATTGGTTCTAAAGAGGGGATAGCACACATTCCTTTTTCTTTTGTCGATGAAGGTGATTATACTCTCGTACCAAATCCTTCCTATCCAGTTTATAATGTTGCGACAATTCTTGCTGGTGGAAAACCTTACTTTATGCCCATAAATGAAGAAAACAATTTTTTGCCTGAATTTGATAAAATACCTGTTGAAATTTTAGAAAAGACAAAGATCTTGTTTTTAAATTATCCAAACAATCCAACTGGAGCAGTAGCTAATCTTGAATTTTTTGAAAAAGCTGTTTATTTTGCTAAAAAATATGATTTTCTAATTTGTCATGATATGGCATACTCTGAAATGACTTATGACAATTATATAAGTCCTAGTTTATTACAAATTAATGGCGCAAAAGAAGTTAGTGTTGAGTTTCATTCTTTATCAAAAATGTTTAATATGACAGGTTGGAGAGTAGGTTTTGTTGTTGGATCTAGTCAGGCTATCAAAGCTTTGGGCATTATAAAAACAAATATAGATTCAGGACTTTTTGTAGCAATTCAACAAGCATCTGAGGTTGCATTAAGGGATGATTCTAATTTCATAGCAAAAATGAATAACATATACGTTAGAAGGAGAAATTTGTTAGTTAGCGGTCTTCAGAGTTTAGGTTCAGATATAAAACCACCTAAGGGTTCTTTCTATCTTTGGGTAAAAACACCAAAAGAGTTCGATGCGTCATCTTTTACGGAAAGATTGATGTTGGAAACAAATATTGTGGTTACTCCTGGAAGCGGTTATGGTTCCGAGGGAAATAAGTATGTTAGATTTGCCATAACTGTCAGTGAAGATAGAATCAAAGAGGCTATTGAAAGAATGAAGTCGAAAAGTATCCAATTTTAA
- the hflX gene encoding GTPase HflX: MLKSKFKRALILETYHSNENVEYFLDETKALCLTANFEPVVSILYKLKNKDSTFFIGRGKIEEIKKIILENEIEAVVIDDEVDPHFFRFLSEFWNVELIDKSSLIISIFAKRASTKQGKLQVELARLNYLLSQTSGWGKILSRLGGGIGTRGPGETKKEIDKRTLSLKISRLKNEIKLIEKRNKIIKKKRNISNFPNISLVGYTNAGKSTLMNVLTNSTVLVRDQLFSTLDTKTAIIKFNDDTKVFLTDTVGFIRKLPHRLIEAFKATLSQISESNFLLHVVDASKPIEIIKQDIKSVNEVLKEINSNDIPSILVFNKIDKCTNLTNVHELAELYKPYCFISAITGYGIDKLLEKIKYFLYPNRIIIKIFLPHEKTKIINLIKNFSGKILEKEWSTSGVKIILDIPQDYADFLNDYII; encoded by the coding sequence TTGTTAAAAAGCAAGTTTAAAAGAGCTTTAATCTTAGAGACATATCATTCAAATGAGAATGTAGAGTATTTTTTAGACGAAACAAAGGCGTTGTGCTTAACTGCAAATTTTGAACCAGTAGTTTCGATCTTATATAAATTAAAAAATAAGGATTCAACTTTCTTTATTGGCAGAGGAAAAATTGAAGAGATAAAAAAGATAATTTTAGAGAATGAAATTGAAGCGGTAGTAATAGATGATGAAGTAGACCCACATTTTTTTAGGTTTCTTAGTGAGTTTTGGAATGTTGAATTGATTGATAAGAGTTCATTAATTATTTCAATCTTTGCAAAAAGGGCTAGCACAAAACAAGGCAAGTTGCAAGTAGAATTAGCAAGGTTAAATTACTTATTATCTCAAACCTCTGGGTGGGGGAAAATTTTATCTAGATTAGGTGGAGGAATAGGTACTAGAGGACCTGGCGAAACAAAAAAAGAAATAGATAAAAGAACACTAAGTTTGAAAATCAGTAGGTTAAAAAATGAGATAAAGTTAATTGAGAAAAGAAACAAAATTATTAAAAAGAAAAGAAATATTTCAAATTTTCCAAATATATCTCTGGTAGGTTATACTAATGCAGGAAAGTCTACTCTTATGAACGTTTTAACTAATTCGACTGTTTTAGTAAGAGATCAACTCTTTTCTACACTTGATACAAAAACTGCTATAATAAAGTTTAATGATGATACAAAAGTTTTTCTTACAGACACAGTTGGGTTTATAAGAAAGCTGCCTCACAGATTAATAGAAGCTTTCAAGGCTACATTGTCTCAAATAAGCGAATCGAACTTTTTATTACATGTTGTAGACGCCTCAAAACCTATTGAAATTATAAAGCAGGATATTAAAAGCGTTAATGAGGTACTCAAGGAAATAAATTCAAATGATATCCCAAGCATTCTTGTTTTTAATAAAATTGATAAATGTACAAATCTAACAAATGTTCATGAACTTGCTGAATTATATAAACCATATTGTTTTATAAGTGCCATAACAGGTTATGGAATTGATAAATTATTAGAAAAAATAAAATACTTTTTATACCCTAATAGAATAATAATTAAAATTTTTTTACCCCACGAGAAAACCAAAATTATTAATCTAATTAAAAACTTTTCTGGAAAGATATTAGAAAAAGAATGGTCAACATCTGGAGTAAAAATTATTTTAGACATTCCTCAAGATTACGCTGACTTTTTAAATGATTATATTATTTAA
- a CDS encoding carbon-nitrogen hydrolase has translation MNIKVCLVQKICNFTLDENILQSERIISQARENNADIIVFSELFLNRYFCISYDPKNFDLAFDDNSNVIKIFQNLARNNNIAIVFPYFEKRSQGIYHNSVILFDKNGSIAGKYRKMHIPDDPGYFEKYYFTPGDLGFEPITCSFGKIGILICWDQWFPEAARIMALKGAQMLIYPTAIGFDPNDSKLEQKKQLDSWLTIQRSHAIANSIPVISVNRVGLESNNKQKIRFWGNSFVCGPQGEFLERAKETEQILYVNVDLDQSERVRRLWPFFRDRRYNDYAEIIKCFVD, from the coding sequence ATGAATATTAAAGTTTGTCTAGTACAGAAAATTTGTAATTTTACATTAGACGAAAATATCTTGCAATCTGAAAGAATAATATCTCAGGCAAGAGAAAATAATGCAGACATTATAGTTTTTTCAGAACTATTTCTAAATAGATATTTTTGTATATCCTATGACCCAAAAAATTTTGACCTTGCATTTGATGATAATTCGAATGTTATTAAGATTTTTCAAAATCTTGCTCGTAATAATAATATTGCTATAGTTTTTCCGTATTTTGAAAAAAGATCTCAAGGTATATATCACAACAGCGTTATACTTTTTGATAAAAACGGGAGTATAGCTGGAAAATATAGAAAGATGCATATTCCAGACGATCCAGGTTATTTTGAAAAATATTATTTTACGCCTGGGGATCTTGGTTTTGAACCCATAACTTGTAGCTTTGGAAAAATAGGGATTTTAATTTGTTGGGACCAATGGTTTCCTGAGGCTGCAAGAATTATGGCTCTTAAGGGCGCGCAAATGCTGATTTATCCTACAGCAATTGGTTTTGATCCAAATGATAGCAAATTAGAACAAAAAAAACAATTAGATTCCTGGCTTACGATCCAAAGGTCTCATGCAATTGCGAATTCTATACCAGTAATATCAGTTAATAGAGTAGGATTAGAATCAAATAATAAACAGAAAATAAGATTTTGGGGTAATAGTTTTGTTTGCGGTCCTCAAGGAGAATTTTTAGAAAGAGCAAAAGAAACAGAACAAATATTATACGTAAATGTTGATTTAGATCAAAGTGAAAGAGTAAGAAGATTATGGCCTTTTTTTAGAGATAGAAGATACAATGATTATGCAGAGATTATAAAATGTTTTGTTGATTGA
- a CDS encoding J domain-containing protein has translation MTHKNKKINKDMTKEILELQVHINKLQHKLENLKSEYYSLKNKLFLFYKTYQEKVGKLYIELDRLKIKVAKLQLDKNLNKSNNDLIHQYIRTSLTEEERRLNKIEKEIFYNLQGEENNEEFQENLHCIVNDEIKFFYRKLASKFHPDKAKSDEEKILFHNLMSEINLAYNQGDLKKLQELANSLVNEHDNALTSQIKILKKKIISLNEEIDEITFKIQNLKSLSIYTLYVKVVEARKQGIDLLAQIESSILTEIENYKKKFEDFRKVEL, from the coding sequence ATGACACATAAAAATAAAAAAATTAATAAAGATATGACTAAGGAAATTTTAGAACTTCAAGTTCATATTAATAAATTGCAACATAAGCTTGAAAATTTAAAAAGTGAATATTACTCACTCAAAAACAAATTATTTTTATTTTATAAAACTTATCAAGAAAAAGTAGGAAAGTTATATATTGAATTAGATAGGTTAAAAATTAAAGTTGCCAAACTTCAATTAGATAAAAACTTAAACAAATCAAATAATGATTTAATCCACCAATATATAAGAACTTCTTTAACTGAAGAAGAAAGAAGATTAAATAAGATTGAAAAAGAAATTTTTTATAACCTACAAGGAGAAGAAAATAACGAAGAATTTCAAGAAAACTTACATTGTATAGTTAATGATGAAATAAAATTTTTTTATAGAAAGCTTGCCTCAAAATTTCACCCAGATAAAGCAAAAAGTGATGAAGAAAAGATACTCTTTCACAATTTAATGTCAGAAATTAATTTAGCATATAATCAAGGGGATCTAAAAAAGTTGCAAGAATTAGCTAATTCTTTAGTTAACGAACATGATAATGCTTTAACTTCTCAAATTAAAATTTTAAAAAAGAAGATAATATCTTTAAATGAAGAAATTGATGAGATTACTTTTAAGATCCAGAATTTAAAAAGTTTGAGCATATATACTCTATATGTTAAAGTAGTTGAAGCAAGAAAGCAAGGCATTGATCTACTAGCACAAATTGAATCATCAATTTTAACAGAAATAGAAAATTATAAAAAAAAATTTGAAGATTTTAGAAAAGTTGAGCTATGA
- a CDS encoding WD40 repeat domain-containing protein gives MKKESIKLLDNNNFNISLNSTILNKIVARSIEEIEILEVNLKKERKCLNVNKIYFDILHKIYWDNSYPTSSTISKNAKFLVIGFFNGVINFWSMIDGLYLGKIKLSKSPIISISTSENEEFIAVGTWDGYIFIYSILQGKIIYNKKIENKPIRKIHFLDDSDLISYLTDDSKVYFLSLKNNKKLLLHENNLKITAYDVILNDGLIFLGFVNGLIEMFNFNRNVVEDKFFKSKYKILNLSVSKDCKYLLSADEGHSNSLGVYNINHLKPIYFLDTFGTCLDARFVNFSDIVISVINSSSNLKVLSKKNSFISKSVIVSDKNTLDLLKRDFFELNEQISTAFITSDTKNVCFGTKTGFVNIFSLENNNLVNSELIEINVPVKKIFINNEISRLIFVSKNGNVYIYKDVNLKNFYILDVETNNSNLFISENNIYWTNNDKRLYILDFLAENVVVQSFDIDFNPHNTLLFKDFFYLSTYDGQIFIFDFISRKLVDCFNTEIEDGKFSVNEKFNIICYYNNKNLKLYDRLGRLLNEIKFDFRKISLLTFSSDGLHFAFVNDDEIFLYDLVSSEKLKTLRGHYDKVAHIRFRGNSNILLSVGFDKIINFWKF, from the coding sequence ATGAAAAAAGAGTCCATAAAGCTCTTAGACAATAACAATTTTAATATTTCACTAAATTCTACAATCTTAAATAAGATTGTAGCAAGAAGTATTGAAGAAATAGAGATATTGGAGGTAAATCTTAAAAAAGAGAGAAAATGCTTGAATGTTAATAAAATTTATTTTGATATATTGCATAAAATTTATTGGGATAACTCTTACCCTACTTCTTCAACAATTTCGAAAAACGCAAAATTTTTGGTTATTGGTTTTTTTAATGGTGTTATTAATTTTTGGTCAATGATTGATGGTCTATATCTTGGAAAAATCAAGTTATCAAAAAGCCCAATAATTTCAATTTCAACAAGCGAAAACGAAGAATTTATTGCTGTAGGAACGTGGGATGGTTATATATTTATCTATTCAATATTACAAGGAAAAATTATTTATAATAAAAAAATTGAAAATAAACCGATTAGAAAAATTCACTTTCTTGATGATTCAGATTTAATATCATATTTAACAGATGACTCCAAAGTATATTTTTTGTCTTTAAAAAACAATAAAAAACTCTTACTTCATGAAAACAATTTAAAGATTACGGCTTATGATGTTATACTCAACGATGGTTTAATCTTTTTAGGTTTTGTTAATGGATTAATTGAGATGTTTAATTTCAACAGAAACGTTGTTGAAGATAAATTTTTTAAAAGCAAATATAAGATATTAAATTTATCAGTTTCAAAGGATTGCAAATATCTACTCTCTGCTGATGAAGGTCATTCAAATTCATTAGGAGTATATAATATTAACCATTTAAAGCCCATTTATTTTTTAGATACTTTTGGAACCTGCCTTGATGCACGATTTGTTAACTTTTCAGATATAGTTATTTCTGTTATAAATTCTTCATCTAATCTTAAAGTTTTAAGTAAAAAAAATTCTTTTATTTCAAAATCTGTTATAGTTAGTGACAAAAATACTTTAGATTTGTTAAAAAGGGATTTTTTTGAACTAAATGAACAAATTTCTACAGCATTTATTACAAGTGATACCAAAAATGTTTGTTTTGGGACAAAAACAGGATTTGTCAATATTTTTTCTTTAGAAAACAACAATCTAGTCAATTCTGAACTAATAGAAATTAACGTTCCTGTTAAAAAAATTTTTATTAACAATGAAATATCTAGATTGATTTTTGTAAGTAAAAATGGGAACGTTTACATATATAAAGACGTAAATCTTAAGAATTTTTATATTTTAGATGTTGAAACTAACAACTCTAATTTATTCATATCTGAAAACAATATATACTGGACTAATAATGATAAAAGATTATATATATTAGATTTTTTGGCGGAAAATGTTGTTGTTCAGTCATTTGATATAGATTTTAATCCTCACAACACTTTATTATTTAAAGACTTTTTCTATTTATCAACTTATGATGGGCAAATTTTTATATTTGATTTTATTTCGAGAAAATTAGTTGACTGTTTTAACACAGAAATTGAGGATGGTAAATTTTCAGTAAATGAAAAATTCAATATTATTTGTTACTATAATAATAAAAATTTAAAGCTATACGATAGATTGGGCAGATTATTAAATGAAATAAAATTTGATTTTAGAAAAATTAGCTTATTAACTTTCTCAAGTGATGGTTTACATTTCGCTTTTGTTAATGATGATGAAATCTTTTTGTATGATCTAGTTTCATCAGAAAAATTAAAGACTTTAAGAGGTCATTACGATAAGGTCGCACACATTAGATTTAGAGGAAATTCAAATATTCTTTTATCTGTAGGTTTTGATAAAATAATTAATTTTTGGAAATTTTGA
- a CDS encoding ArsR/SmtB family transcription factor — protein sequence MEIIEIFKILSDETRFKIIELLLQNDYCVGALASKLNISSAAVSQHLQILRKAGIVKGEKRGYWTHYIVERNVIRKMAETLSKFADLPKNNKNFCSRESLDEKTPCKCDFKFSERKKQFKK from the coding sequence TTGGAAATTATTGAAATATTTAAAATATTAAGCGATGAGACAAGATTTAAGATCATTGAACTTCTATTGCAAAATGACTATTGCGTGGGAGCATTAGCTAGCAAATTGAATATATCATCTGCTGCTGTTTCACAGCACTTACAAATACTTCGAAAAGCTGGAATTGTAAAAGGAGAAAAAAGAGGTTATTGGACACATTACATTGTAGAAAGAAATGTAATTCGCAAGATGGCAGAAACTTTAAGTAAATTTGCCGATTTACCTAAAAATAATAAAAATTTTTGTTCTCGTGAATCTTTAGATGAAAAAACTCCGTGTAAATGCGATTTTAAATTTTCTGAACGAAAAAAGCAATTTAAAAAATAA
- a CDS encoding agmatine deiminase family protein: protein MSTLIAEWEKQDGLILIYPHEKTDWKDSLLNVRLFYHNLIDQVIKFGKVILIVPEDLSCKNELNFNYKDLICLKARTNDTWIRDNGPIFIKKNDNFTFLNFKFNGWGNKFNFEFDNDLNNKLFSSGIFDKRVIKKDVNFVLEGGSIDYNSDGIILTTENCLLNKNRNPQYSKEAIEKLFLNVFEQKKILWLKSGKLMGDHTDSHIDMLAKFVNKDTIVYSKSSNKNYPYYDELNQMEKELANFRDCENKPFNLIPLFLPEIKDIQGNYLPATYTNFLLFNSAVLVPVYHLKEDEHALDVFKRIFFDKEIIPVDSRILITQGGALHCATNNIPHGFLKKEV from the coding sequence TTGAGCACATTAATTGCAGAATGGGAAAAACAAGACGGTTTAATTCTTATTTATCCTCATGAAAAGACTGATTGGAAAGATAGTTTGTTAAATGTTCGATTATTTTATCATAATTTGATTGATCAAGTTATTAAGTTTGGAAAGGTAATTTTGATAGTTCCTGAAGATTTGAGCTGTAAAAATGAATTAAACTTCAACTATAAAGATCTTATCTGTTTAAAAGCTAGGACCAATGATACTTGGATCAGAGACAATGGACCAATCTTTATTAAAAAAAATGACAATTTTACTTTCTTAAATTTTAAATTTAATGGTTGGGGCAATAAATTTAATTTTGAATTTGACAATGATTTAAATAATAAATTGTTTTCATCTGGAATATTTGATAAACGAGTAATAAAAAAAGATGTAAACTTTGTTTTGGAAGGCGGTAGTATTGATTATAATTCTGATGGGATAATTTTAACTACAGAAAATTGTTTGCTTAATAAGAACAGAAATCCTCAATATTCCAAAGAAGCTATTGAAAAATTATTTTTAAATGTATTTGAGCAAAAAAAAATTCTGTGGTTGAAAAGTGGAAAATTAATGGGCGATCATACTGATTCTCATATTGATATGCTAGCTAAATTCGTAAATAAAGATACAATAGTTTATTCAAAATCATCAAATAAAAATTATCCATATTATGATGAACTTAATCAAATGGAAAAGGAGTTGGCTAATTTTAGAGATTGTGAAAATAAACCCTTTAACTTAATTCCACTATTTTTACCAGAGATTAAAGATATACAAGGAAATTATTTGCCTGCAACTTATACTAACTTCTTACTATTCAATTCTGCAGTTTTAGTTCCGGTTTATCATTTAAAAGAAGATGAACATGCTTTAGATGTGTTTAAAAGAATTTTTTTTGATAAAGAAATAATACCAGTTGATTCAAGGATATTAATTACTCAGGGTGGAGCATTGCATTGTGCTACTAATAATATTCCACATGGTTTTCTTAAAAAGGAGGTTTAA
- a CDS encoding PocR ligand-binding domain-containing protein: protein MEITDVIPMSELRKLVEEIYEKFGFTGVVYKPDNFILVRSKEMGNALCPYIKDNSNSLMICSVAQQILGKDAFDSRETVINECDAEMVKFVIPIFVGSEFLGTIGGCGRLADDKDSVETFYISKLTGIDESEIKELAKTIKKISKDEMNEVISFIRNRIKPYIEQFTKTLKEIK, encoded by the coding sequence ATGGAAATTACTGATGTTATTCCTATGTCAGAATTAAGAAAGCTTGTCGAAGAAATCTACGAGAAGTTTGGTTTTACTGGAGTAGTTTATAAGCCTGATAACTTTATTTTGGTTAGATCAAAAGAGATGGGAAATGCTTTGTGCCCCTATATAAAGGATAATAGTAACTCGCTTATGATTTGCTCCGTAGCACAACAAATATTAGGGAAAGATGCATTTGATAGCAGAGAAACCGTTATTAATGAATGCGATGCCGAAATGGTTAAATTTGTAATCCCTATTTTTGTAGGCAGTGAATTTTTAGGTACAATTGGCGGATGCGGACGCTTAGCTGATGATAAGGATTCTGTAGAAACCTTTTATATTTCAAAGTTAACCGGGATAGATGAGTCAGAAATAAAAGAACTAGCAAAAACTATAAAGAAAATATCAAAGGATGAGATGAATGAAGTAATATCATTTATTAGAAACAGAATAAAGCCTTATATTGAACAATTCACTAAAACTCTAAAAGAAATAAAATAA
- the rho gene encoding transcription termination factor Rho, whose product MKFTNEELNEKSVKELRIIAKQVGVTGYFIMKKTELIERILNAIEKSENKVEESKKIKSAKDSTKSEGKSEIQTTSNNTNLESLLDKISDAKIELKSSRKKENNISSNQEQTQALVTEEKPIKTQEETNKNNVQTKEVSTFQKKEFYTFKDKQYPRDDKRDDLVRSSGILDITQEGYGFLRVNGYKPSPNDIYVAPSQIRRFELLQGDEISGLTRPPRDSERYYSLIKIDHINDILPEELKNRKHFESLTPVFPHKRFKLENSLEDESTRIIDLFTPIGKGQRGLIVAPPKAGKTTLLKKIAQSIEINHPDTHLMVVLIDERPEEVTDWKRSVKGEVISSTFDEEQENHTRISELALERAKRLVEIGKDVLILMDSITRLTRAYNTTIQTTGRTLSGGIDASAIHKPKRFFGAARCVEQGGSLTILATCLVETGSRMDDVIFEEFKGTGNWELILDRKLADKRIFPAIDLKKSSTRKEELLLTPEELRKIWHLRRVLSSREGSDVTELILEYIKKTKNNKEFLAKIDERGGQF is encoded by the coding sequence ATGAAATTTACTAATGAAGAATTAAATGAAAAATCTGTAAAGGAGCTTAGAATAATTGCAAAACAAGTAGGAGTCACTGGTTATTTCATTATGAAAAAAACAGAATTAATTGAGAGAATTTTGAATGCAATAGAGAAATCTGAGAACAAAGTTGAAGAGAGCAAAAAAATAAAATCTGCCAAAGATAGCACAAAAAGTGAAGGTAAAAGCGAAATTCAAACAACTTCAAACAACACTAATTTAGAATCTTTGCTTGACAAAATCTCTGATGCAAAAATTGAACTGAAGAGCTCAAGAAAAAAAGAAAATAATATTTCTTCAAACCAGGAACAAACACAGGCATTAGTTACTGAAGAAAAACCTATCAAAACTCAAGAGGAAACCAACAAAAATAATGTTCAAACTAAAGAAGTTAGCACCTTTCAAAAGAAAGAATTTTACACCTTTAAAGATAAACAATATCCTAGAGATGATAAAAGAGACGACCTTGTAAGATCAAGTGGGATACTTGATATTACTCAAGAAGGGTACGGTTTCTTAAGGGTAAATGGCTATAAGCCATCACCAAACGATATTTATGTAGCTCCATCTCAAATAAGAAGATTTGAACTTCTCCAAGGAGATGAAATTTCTGGACTTACTAGGCCGCCAAGGGATAGCGAGAGATATTATAGCTTAATAAAAATAGATCATATAAACGACATATTGCCTGAAGAACTAAAGAACAGAAAACACTTTGAATCCTTAACTCCTGTTTTTCCTCACAAAAGATTTAAATTAGAAAATTCATTGGAAGACGAATCGACAAGAATTATTGATCTTTTCACTCCAATAGGTAAGGGACAAAGAGGGTTAATAGTTGCACCTCCTAAAGCTGGAAAAACTACTCTTCTTAAAAAAATTGCTCAATCAATAGAAATTAATCATCCAGACACTCATCTAATGGTAGTCCTAATTGATGAGCGACCCGAAGAAGTAACTGATTGGAAAAGATCTGTAAAGGGTGAAGTAATAAGTTCGACTTTTGATGAAGAACAGGAAAATCATACAAGAATATCTGAATTAGCTCTTGAAAGAGCAAAAAGATTAGTAGAGATTGGAAAAGATGTGCTTATACTTATGGATTCTATTACAAGATTAACTAGAGCATACAATACTACGATTCAAACAACTGGCAGAACTCTTTCTGGTGGAATTGATGCTTCTGCTATACATAAACCAAAAAGATTTTTTGGTGCAGCGAGGTGTGTAGAACAGGGTGGAAGTCTTACAATATTAGCTACCTGTTTAGTAGAAACAGGAAGTAGAATGGATGATGTCATTTTTGAAGAATTTAAAGGAACAGGAAACTGGGAACTAATATTAGACAGAAAACTTGCTGATAAAAGAATTTTCCCGGCAATAGATCTTAAGAAGTCAAGTACTAGAAAAGAAGAACTTCTTTTAACGCCTGAAGAATTAAGAAAAATTTGGCATTTAAGAAGAGTCTTATCATCAAGAGAAGGAAGTGATGTTACAGAACTCATTCTTGAATATATAAAGAAAACCAAAAATAATAAAGAATTTTTGGCTAAGATAGATGAAAGAGGGGGACAGTTTTAA